In Bacteroidota bacterium, the genomic stretch CGCACGCACGAGCGGCGGTTTACGCAGGTTCAGCAGTGCACGCTTCCAGCGGGATTTTGGTTTTGTCTTTGAGCGGATGGACACTGTTATCCGCCGTACCGTAGAAGCGTATCGGAATGAAACTACATATCAACGGTAACCCTAAGGAGGTGGCCGAAACCAGCCTGCCCCTGGATACCTACCTGCTACAGTATGAGGGGATAACCCCAGATGCCAGGGGGATAGCCGTAGCTATAAACGGCCAAGTGGTGCCCAGGGGACAATGGGCCAGCCGGACGCTGGCAGAAGGCGACCGGCTGGAAGTAGTGCGGGCCTTTCAGGGGGGCTA encodes the following:
- the thiS gene encoding sulfur carrier protein ThiS: MKLHINGNPKEVAETSLPLDTYLLQYEGITPDARGIAVAINGQVVPRGQWASRTLAEGDRLEVVRAFQGG